The genomic window CCGAACGCCGTACCCGAGCAATGGCGTGATTACTTCGACAAGCTACCTCGCGTCGAGAGCAAAACTTCGCTCATTGATGACGTTCCCCACAGCGCCGTGCGCGAGCGCTTTGCCCGCATCAGCAAGATGCGTGTTCGCACGGAAGCCACCGTCGCCCATGACAGTCAGGCGACGCAGTATGAGCGCAAGCAGGTCAAGGTTCTGGCGCTCATCTCCGCTTACCGCCAGCGGGGCCATCAGAAGGCGCAGCTCGATCCCCTGGGCTTAGCCCAACGGGAGCGTATTCCCGATCTGGAACTCAGCTTCCACGAACTGTCCATCGCGGATCTGGACACCAGTTTTCAGGTGGGCACCCTCAAGATGGGTGGCAGCGGATCAACACTCAAAGACATCATTGACGCCCTGGAGCGCACCTACTGCCATACCGTGGGTGCAGAGTTCATGCACATTGTCGATACGGAACAGCGTCAGTGGATCATGTCCCGCATGGAGTCTGTGCGTTCGGCACCGGATTTTGGCCCCGAGGTGCAGCGGCAGATACTCCGGCGTCTCATCAAAGCCGACGGGCTCGAAAAGTCCCTGGGCTCGAAGTTTCCAGGCACCAAGCGTTTTGGCCTTGAGGGGGGGGAGAGCCTTATCCCCATGCTGGCCGAAATGATGCAGCGCATCGGTGGTTACGGCGCCAAGGAAATCGTGATCGGCATGGCGCACCGCGGTCGCCTCAATGTTCTGGTCAATATTCTGGGTAAGAACCCCTCGGAGCTGTTTGCGGAATTTGAGGGACGGGCTACCTACGAGAGCTCCGGTGATGTGAAGTACCACCAGGGGTTCTCCTCCAACATGATGACACCGGGAGGCGAGGTCCACCTGGCCCTGGCTTTCAACCCCTCGCACCTGGAGATTGTGTCGCCTGTCGTCGAAGGCTCCGTGAGAGCCCGTCAGGACCGTCGGGATGATCCCGATGGTCACAGCGTGTGGCCCATCGTGCTCCACGGCGACGCTGCCTTTGCCGGTCAGGGCGTGGTCATGGAGACCTTCCAGATGTCCCAGACCCGCGCCTACAAGACCGGGGGTACGGTACACATCGTGCTCAATAACCAGGTGGGCTTTACCACCAGCTTGCGCGAGGACTCCCGTTCCACGGAATACTGTACCGATGTCGCGAAGATGGTGCAGGCCCCGATTTTTCACGTGAACGCCGATGACCCTGAAGCCGTGCTGTTTGTCACGCAGATGGCCATTGACTACCGCAATGAGTTCAAGCGGGACGTGGTGATCGATCTTGTCTGTTATCGCCGTCGCGGCCACAACGAAGCTGATGAGCCGGCGGTGACTCAGCCTCTGATGTACGAGGCCATCCGCAAGCACCCCACCACCCGGGACATCTATGCGCGCCGCCTCATCGAGGCCGGGGTGCTCACGGAGACGGAAGATCAGGCGCTGGTAGAGGGGTATCGTGGCTCTCTCGATCGCAACGAGCCTCTGGTTTCCAGTCTGGTCAACGAGCCGAACGCAGAGCTCTTTGTGGATTGGACGCCTTATCTCGGACACGAGTGGACGCTGCATTGTGATACGGGCATGGATCTCCATCATCTGCAGACCCTGGCGCAGCACACCAATCAGTCACCTGATGGTTTTCCCTTGCAACGGCAGGTAGCGAAGATTCTAGAAGACCGCCGCAAGATGGCGGCCGGCGCCTTGCCACTCAATTGGGGGTTTGCTGAAACTCTGGCCTACGCGTCTTTGCTGGAAGCAGGGTATCCGGTGCGCCTTACGGGGCAGGATGTTGGCCGGGGA from Congregibacter litoralis KT71 includes these protein-coding regions:
- a CDS encoding 2-oxoglutarate dehydrogenase E1 component; the protein is MQENSMELFRRSSHIAGGNATYVEDLYESYLIDPNAVPEQWRDYFDKLPRVESKTSLIDDVPHSAVRERFARISKMRVRTEATVAHDSQATQYERKQVKVLALISAYRQRGHQKAQLDPLGLAQRERIPDLELSFHELSIADLDTSFQVGTLKMGGSGSTLKDIIDALERTYCHTVGAEFMHIVDTEQRQWIMSRMESVRSAPDFGPEVQRQILRRLIKADGLEKSLGSKFPGTKRFGLEGGESLIPMLAEMMQRIGGYGAKEIVIGMAHRGRLNVLVNILGKNPSELFAEFEGRATYESSGDVKYHQGFSSNMMTPGGEVHLALAFNPSHLEIVSPVVEGSVRARQDRRDDPDGHSVWPIVLHGDAAFAGQGVVMETFQMSQTRAYKTGGTVHIVLNNQVGFTTSLREDSRSTEYCTDVAKMVQAPIFHVNADDPEAVLFVTQMAIDYRNEFKRDVVIDLVCYRRRGHNEADEPAVTQPLMYEAIRKHPTTRDIYARRLIEAGVLTETEDQALVEGYRGSLDRNEPLVSSLVNEPNAELFVDWTPYLGHEWTLHCDTGMDLHHLQTLAQHTNQSPDGFPLQRQVAKILEDRRKMAAGALPLNWGFAETLAYASLLEAGYPVRLTGQDVGRGTFSHRHAVLHNQREEATYVPLQHVKDDQADFVIHDSLLSEEAVLAFEYGYSTTSPTGLVIWEAQFGDFANGAQVVIDQFITSGEHKWSRLCGLTMLLPHGYEGQGPEHSSARLERFMQLCAEHNIQVCVPTTPAQVFHMLRRQAIRPLRKPLVVMSPKSLLRHKEATSTLEDLANGRFYNVLDETDDLDKSAVERVVLCSGKVFYDLRAARRERGIDNIALIRLEQLYPFPEAEMLQVLSAYPNLKDAVWCQEEPMNQGAWYSSQHHMRRVFASLYNHVYLGYAGREASAAPAAGYMALHLEQQEAFINQALTLGSANA